TTTCTGGATGAGTTCCTGGTTTTGCTCCAGTTCCATGACATGTCGCACATTCGTCTTCACGATTATAACGAATATTTTTTTCTAACCCGAAGATTGCTTCATTAAACGTTAAATCTAATGTATACTGCAAATCAGAACCTTGTCTTGGCGCATTAGGATTACTAGAACGTCCTCCACCGCCAAAGAATGATTCAAAAATATCTTCAAACCCTCCGAAACTACCACCAAAATCTTGGAAACCACCACCGCCAAAACCACCAGCACCAAAGTTTGGATCAGTACTTGCATGGCCATATTGGTCATAAGCTGCACGTTTTTGTGCATCACTTAATACTTCAAATGCTTCAGATACTTCTTTAAACTTCTCTTCTGCATCGGGTTCTTTATTTATGTCTGGATGATATTTTTTGGATAGTTTACGATAGGCTTTTTTTATTTCATCATCTGTTGCTGTTTTAGATACTCCTAAAACCTCATAATAATCTCTTTTGGCCATATATAACTAACCCCCCATTTTTCTAAAACGTCTAAATTCGTTTAAATCATACCACAAATCAGTCAATTTTAGAATGCTTTATCGTAATAATCAAGAGAAAAAGCCAAAAGCACAATGCTTTGGCTTTTTTCTTGACTCATCATTATTTTTCGTCGTCGTTGATTTCTTCAAAGTCTGCATCAACAACATCATCCGCGCCACTTTGTGCTGCTTCTGGATTTTCTTGTGCTTGTTGTGCTGCCGCTTGCTCATATAATTTAACAGTTAAAGCTTGGACAATTTCATTTAATGCATCGCGTTTAGCTTTCATGTCTTCAATGTTATTAGCTTCTACAGCTGCTTTTAATTCATCACGAGCATCTTCCGCTTTTTTCACTTCGTCCGCATCAACTTTTCCTTCTAACTCGCCTAAAGTTTTGTCAACTGAGAATAATAACGCATCGATGTCGTTACGTAAATCAACTTCTTCTTTACGTTCTTTATCTGCTTCAGCATTTGCTTCAGCATCTTTCACCATACGTTCAATTTCTTCATCTGTTAGACCTGAAGATGATTTGATTGTAATAGTTTGTTCTTTTTGAGTACCTAAGTCTTTTGCACTTACGTTAACAATACCATTTTTATCGATATCAAATGATACTTCGATTTGTGGCACACCACGTGGAGCTGCAGGAATATCTGTTAATTGGAATCTTCCTAATGTTTTGTTGTCAGCTGCCATTGGACGTTCACCTTGTAAAACATGGATATCAACGGCTGGTTGGTTGTCTGCTGCTGTAGAGAAGACTTGTGATTTACTTGTTGGGATTGTTGTGTTACGGTCGATTAATTTAGTAAACACGCCACCCATTGTTTCAATACCTAATGATAACGGTGTAACATCAAGTAAGACAACATCTTTAACATCACCAGTGATTACTCCACCTTGGATAGCAGCACCCATTGCGACTACTTCATCAGGGTTAACTGATTTGTTAGGTTCTTTTTTAGTTTCTTTTCTTACAGCTTCAACTACTGCAGGAATACGAGTAGATCCACCAACTAAGATAACTTCATCAATTTCTGAAGTTGAAATACCAGCATCTTTAATTGCTTGACGAACTGGAATTTTAGTTCTTTCAACTAAATCAGATGTTAATTCATCAAATTTCGCACGAGTTAAGTTTAACTCTAAGTGAAGAGGTCCAGCTTCTCCAGCAGTGATGAATGGTAAGCTAATTTGAGTGCTTGTTACACCTGATAAATCTTTTTTCGCTTTTTCAGCAGCATCTTTCAAACGTTGTACTGCCATTTTATCTTTAGACAAATCAATGCCATTTTCTTTTTTGAATTCTTCTACTAAGTAGTCGATGATTTTTTCGTCAAAGTCATCCCCACCTAAGTTGTTGTCACCTGCAGTTGATAATACATCAAATACGCCATCACCTAGTTCAAGGATAGACACGTCAAATGTACCACCACCTAAGTCAAATACTAATACTTTTTCATCACGGTCAGTTTTATCTAAACCATAAGCTAAAGCTGCTGCAGTTGGTTCGTTAACAATACGTTCAACTTCTAAACCAGCGATTTTACCAGCATCTTTTGTTGCTTGACGTTGAGCATCGTTGAAGTAAGCTGGAACAGTAATAACTGCTTTATCAACTTTTTCGCCTAAGTAATCTTCAGCAAATCCTTTGATGTATTGTAAAATCATCGCTGAAACTTCTTGTGGAGTATATGATTTTCCTTCAACTTCTACTTTATATCCAGGTTCACCCATATGACGTTTAATAGAAGAAATTGTATTTGGGTTTGTTACTGCTTGACGTTTTGCTACTTCACCAACTTGGATTTCACCATTTTTAAACGATACAACAGATGGTGTTGTACGGTTACCTTCTGGATTAGTAATAATTTTTGCTTCTCCGCCTTCTAATACAGCTACTGCAGAGTTTGTTGTTCCTAAGTCAATACCAATTATTTTACTCATATTAAAAATCTCCTTTATCTAATTATTTTATTTAAATATCATTTATATTATTGTGTCACGATAACCATTGATGGTCTTAAAATACGATCATGCAATATATAACCTTTTTGTAACACTTGAACAATCACATCTGATTCTTGACCATCTTCAGCGGGAACTGTTTGGACGGCTTGATGTAAATTTGGATCAAATTTTTCACCTTCAGCTTTTATCTCTTCGATACCAGATTCTTTAAAAGCATGTAACATACTTTCTCTCACCATCTCAATTCCTTTTTTCATCGCCTCACCATGCTCATCGCTCACTTCAATTGCTAACGCACGATCTAAGTTATCCAAAGCTGGTAATAACTCTTTTGCTAATTCTTGTGCCCGATATCTAGAAGCTTCCTCACGCTCTTTTTTATGTCGATTGCGCATATTCGCAATTTCTGCTTGAGCTCTTAGGAATTGATCTTCCATCTTATCTAAATCTTCCTGTAATGTTTGTTCTAACGATTCTTCCGTTTCGTTTTCTTCTACCACTTCTTCGGTCTCAACAGCCTCATTTGTTTCAGCTATCGACTCTTCGTCTTTTTTTTCTTCCTCGTTAACTTTATCAACTGATTCGTCTTTCTTCACTTTAGTCAGTCTCCTTTCACTCTCCACTATTTTCCAAATGTCGATAATATGTTTCTAGATGTCTAGATAGCTCATCCGTCAAAACATCCATAACTCCTAACAGTTTCGAATAAGACATGTTAGCAGGTCCTAAAACAGCTACTAATCCTTTGCCTCGTTGAAAAACATCGTACGATCCAGTTACTAAACTCATGTTTTGTAACAATTCATTGTTTAGTTCATCTCCAATTTTAATATCAATTTTTTCATCTTTATCCGATATAAGAAGCTCAGTCAATTTATCTGTATCACTAATTAAGGAATACACTGACTGAAACTCATTTGGGTTTGTAATAGCAGCAGAATTTAATAAATTCATCCCTCCACCCACATAAATTTGTTCATCAAAAGCTTGATTAAACACATCTTCGAATAAGAATAAAATATTACTTGAATTATTAAAATAACGTTGGAGAACTAATGGAATCTCCGTTCGAAGCTTATGGTAAACTGTCAAAAGTGTTTCTCCCAACAATCGATCATTGATGATTCGAATCATTTTTTCGATATCTTCAGTTGACACTGAACTTGGAATTGAGAACACTTGACTTTCAACATATCCTTGATCAATCACAATAATCGCCATTAATTGGCGAGTATTCAACGGAACAATTTGAAACCCAGTTAATCGACGTTCTTTTACCTCTGGCCCTAACGAAAAGGCTGTATAACTTGTTAAATCGGATAAAATATTAGCAGACCACTCAATGATTTCATTTGTGGCGTTAAACTTGCGATTAAACAATCGTTTGATACGTTGAACATCGGTAGAACTAATCTTACTAGGATCCATTAAATGATCCACATAATAACGATATCCTTTCATTGAAGGAATTCTACCGGAAGACGTGTGCATTTTTTGAATAAGACCAAAATCTTCCAATTTCGACAGCTCATTTCGAATGGTTGCTGAACTAACTGTAATCCCGTTATTCATCAAGGTCTTCGATCCAACAGGTTGTCCTGTTTCAGTATAGAGCTGAACTAATAATTGTAAGATGTGTTCTTGTCTCATACTCAACATGCGAATCACCTTCCTTATTAGCACTCATTCACACTAAGTGCTAACTACATTATTAATATAACAAGGATTAATTTTTTTGTCAACTAAAAGCCTCTCCTTTTTAGCACTCTTTGTTATAGAGTGCTAAATCTAACGATACCATATTAATAAAGCTTAATAAACAAAGGATTCATCTATATTATGACAAATCTATAAATGAGTAATCACAAGAATATGTCAATTTATTTTGTCAAAAAAACGAGAATAACAAAAAAACAGCCTAATTTTTTCTCTTTAGACTGTTTCATACTTATTTTTCTAATAAAAATTTCTCAAAAACATCATTTCCTAAAATTAATCCTTTATCCGTTAACGAAATAAAGCCATCTCTTATTTGAATCATTTCTTCCTCTATTAAACGCTCAGCGACACTTCCATAAATAGATTCAAATGTTTGACCAAATTTTTGTTCAAAATTAGGTAGAGAAACACCTTGTTTTTTACGTAATCCTAAAAACATTTCCTCTTCCATTTGATGCTTAATCGTTAAATTTTCTGTTGTAATAGTAGGTAAGTTATTTTGTCTTAAGGGTTCTAAGTAATGTTGGATAGGTCCATGATTTTTATAACGAATATTGCCTAAATAACCACTTGCTCCTGCGCCCAATCCATAATAATGATCATTATTCCAGTAAACCAAGTTATGTTTGCTCTCTTTTCCTACTTCAGCAAAATTACTCACTTCATACTGATGTTTTCCAGCTAACGTCATGCGTTCGATAGCTCGCTCAAACATATCTCCCTCAACATCAATCCCTGGTAAATGCAATCTGCCTTGCCTTGCCCAATTATAAAACATGGTTTTATTTTCTAAAATCAATGAATACATAGAATAATGAGGTAAATCTAGTGCCAAAGCTTTATCCAGCGTGTCTTCAAAACTTTCCATTGTTTGATTTGGTAAAGCATAAATTAAATCAATACTAACATTGGAAAAATCAGCACGTTCTAAAAGAGACATCGTATCAAATACATCTTGTGCTGAATGTTTTCGACCAATTTTTTTTAATAACCTATTATCAAACGTTTGAACTCCCATAGACAATCGATTGACCCCATGTGTTTGAAGAACTTTTATTTTATCCATTGTCAAATCACCTGGATTAGCCTCTACAGTAAATTCATCACTTGGGTTAAACGGTAATAATTCTTTTATACCACTTAATAGACGGTCGAGCTGTTTAGCAGATAAAGACGTTGGTGTACCACCACCAATATAAATGGTTTCAGTTGTATCTGATGGATAAGCTTCTTTTGTTAACTTGATTTCTTTCAACAAAGCCTCAATGTATTCATCAACAGGTTGTCCTTCAATAAATACTTTATTGAAGTCACAATAAAAACAGATATGTTCACAAAAAGGAATATGTATATAGGCTGACGTCATATTAGTCCTCCTCTTGCATCAAAATAATCCCTTGTATTTTGTTCATCTTGTTTTAATTGGGCAATTAGTCCATCCACATTATCAAATTTTTGCTCTCCACGTAAAAAGTGTAGCCATTCAACACTCACTTGTTCACCGTAAATATCATCTGAAAAATCTAGAATATTGACTTCGATGGTCATTGGACGATTGCTCTCAAATGTGATATTGTATCCTATTTGCGCCATACCCATATACCATTTATTTGCTACTTTTATCTTCACAACATATACCCCACCAGTAGGTAATAACGAATATGTTGGCACTTTAATATTAGCAGTTGGATACCCTAATAATCGACCGCGTTTATCTCCGTGTACTACAATACCCGTTGTTTCATAAGCATAGCCCAATAATTTGTTCGCTGCATACATATCACCTATCTTCATGCATTCACGAATAGCTGTTGAACTAACTTTTTCGTCATGTTCACTTAATTTTTCAACTTCAACTACTTCAAATCGACCTTTTGCATAGGTAGGTAAGATACTCATATTGGCAATATCTTTCTTTCCATAGGTATAATCAAATCCTGCTACAACAACTTTAGCATGCAATCCTACCATGTATTCATCGACGAAATCTTGTGGCGAAAGACTGGCAAAAGAAGACGTAAACTCAATGATATATAAATAATCGACACCCAATTGCCTCATTTTTTCTTCTTTCTGCTCAATTGTTGTAATGTATTTCATTTTCTTATAGTTTACTTTTTGGAAAACAACTGCAGGATGATGATTAAATGTCATCACAGCCAATTTTAATCCTTTTTCATTTGCTATAGTCTTAGCTGTTCGGATTACTTCTTGATGGCCTCTATGAACGCCGTCAAAAAAACCTAAAGCTAACACGACATCATCCTTAGGTAAGTCACATGGATCATACGGATGATGAATATTAATAATTTGCATAACATATACTCCTTTAATCGTTTCGAATCACTTTAACTGGCTTAAATAAGCCAGGTTTACTTGGGTGTTTACCATATAAACTAACAAGTTGTTGATTGTAGAATAATGCAATCAACGGTGTGTCATCATATCCCTCAAAAAAAGAATCTGGCATCACTAATCCATTTCTGATTAATTGATACTCATCTGGTGTTAATCGTTTTTTAGGAAACGTCTCGACAGCTCTCTCAAGCGGATAGAATATTTCTGATGATTGATTATCTTCAACAAGTTCTCTTACTCTTTCTAACGTAATGGCTTCTTTCACGTCAAACCCTCCACTTGATAACCTCGTCAAATCTGACATATGTGCCTCATAACCTAATTTTTTTCCTGTATCCACAGCAAGTGTTCTAACATACGTTCCTTTTGCACAATCCACTTCAAATTTCCAAGACTGTGTCTGTGTTTCTTCTGAAAAGATTGGTTGACTGATGCGTTTATAACGATGAATAACTGTTTGTCTAACTGGACGATCA
This genomic stretch from Vagococcus sp. CY52-2 harbors:
- the dnaK gene encoding molecular chaperone DnaK; translation: MSKIIGIDLGTTNSAVAVLEGGEAKIITNPEGNRTTPSVVSFKNGEIQVGEVAKRQAVTNPNTISSIKRHMGEPGYKVEVEGKSYTPQEVSAMILQYIKGFAEDYLGEKVDKAVITVPAYFNDAQRQATKDAGKIAGLEVERIVNEPTAAALAYGLDKTDRDEKVLVFDLGGGTFDVSILELGDGVFDVLSTAGDNNLGGDDFDEKIIDYLVEEFKKENGIDLSKDKMAVQRLKDAAEKAKKDLSGVTSTQISLPFITAGEAGPLHLELNLTRAKFDELTSDLVERTKIPVRQAIKDAGISTSEIDEVILVGGSTRIPAVVEAVRKETKKEPNKSVNPDEVVAMGAAIQGGVITGDVKDVVLLDVTPLSLGIETMGGVFTKLIDRNTTIPTSKSQVFSTAADNQPAVDIHVLQGERPMAADNKTLGRFQLTDIPAAPRGVPQIEVSFDIDKNGIVNVSAKDLGTQKEQTITIKSSSGLTDEEIERMVKDAEANAEADKERKEEVDLRNDIDALLFSVDKTLGELEGKVDADEVKKAEDARDELKAAVEANNIEDMKAKRDALNEIVQALTVKLYEQAAAQQAQENPEAAQSGADDVVDADFEEINDDEK
- the grpE gene encoding nucleotide exchange factor GrpE; its protein translation is MKKDESVDKVNEEEKKDEESIAETNEAVETEEVVEENETEESLEQTLQEDLDKMEDQFLRAQAEIANMRNRHKKEREEASRYRAQELAKELLPALDNLDRALAIEVSDEHGEAMKKGIEMVRESMLHAFKESGIEEIKAEGEKFDPNLHQAVQTVPAEDGQESDVIVQVLQKGYILHDRILRPSMVIVTQ
- the hrcA gene encoding heat-inducible transcriptional repressor HrcA, with protein sequence MLSMRQEHILQLLVQLYTETGQPVGSKTLMNNGITVSSATIRNELSKLEDFGLIQKMHTSSGRIPSMKGYRYYVDHLMDPSKISSTDVQRIKRLFNRKFNATNEIIEWSANILSDLTSYTAFSLGPEVKERRLTGFQIVPLNTRQLMAIIVIDQGYVESQVFSIPSSVSTEDIEKMIRIINDRLLGETLLTVYHKLRTEIPLVLQRYFNNSSNILFLFEDVFNQAFDEQIYVGGGMNLLNSAAITNPNEFQSVYSLISDTDKLTELLISDKDEKIDIKIGDELNNELLQNMSLVTGSYDVFQRGKGLVAVLGPANMSYSKLLGVMDVLTDELSRHLETYYRHLENSGE
- the hemW gene encoding radical SAM family heme chaperone HemW gives rise to the protein MTSAYIHIPFCEHICFYCDFNKVFIEGQPVDEYIEALLKEIKLTKEAYPSDTTETIYIGGGTPTSLSAKQLDRLLSGIKELLPFNPSDEFTVEANPGDLTMDKIKVLQTHGVNRLSMGVQTFDNRLLKKIGRKHSAQDVFDTMSLLERADFSNVSIDLIYALPNQTMESFEDTLDKALALDLPHYSMYSLILENKTMFYNWARQGRLHLPGIDVEGDMFERAIERMTLAGKHQYEVSNFAEVGKESKHNLVYWNNDHYYGLGAGASGYLGNIRYKNHGPIQHYLEPLRQNNLPTITTENLTIKHQMEEEMFLGLRKKQGVSLPNFEQKFGQTFESIYGSVAERLIEEEMIQIRDGFISLTDKGLILGNDVFEKFLLEK
- a CDS encoding bifunctional riboflavin kinase/FAD synthetase, whose amino-acid sequence is MQIINIHHPYDPCDLPKDDVVLALGFFDGVHRGHQEVIRTAKTIANEKGLKLAVMTFNHHPAVVFQKVNYKKMKYITTIEQKEEKMRQLGVDYLYIIEFTSSFASLSPQDFVDEYMVGLHAKVVVAGFDYTYGKKDIANMSILPTYAKGRFEVVEVEKLSEHDEKVSSTAIRECMKIGDMYAANKLLGYAYETTGIVVHGDKRGRLLGYPTANIKVPTYSLLPTGGVYVVKIKVANKWYMGMAQIGYNITFESNRPMTIEVNILDFSDDIYGEQVSVEWLHFLRGEQKFDNVDGLIAQLKQDEQNTRDYFDARGGLI
- the truB gene encoding tRNA pseudouridine(55) synthase TruB; this translates as MEGIIPLWKPRGMTSHDCVFQLRKILKTKKVGHSGTLDPDVDGILPICVGKATKVVEYLQESNKLYVGEITLGFSTETEDASGEIVAKSPITKPLTEKEIDEAMLSFTGDIQQIPPMYSAVKVNGRRLYDYARKGESVDRPVRQTVIHRYKRISQPIFSEETQTQSWKFEVDCAKGTYVRTLAVDTGKKLGYEAHMSDLTRLSSGGFDVKEAITLERVRELVEDNQSSEIFYPLERAVETFPKKRLTPDEYQLIRNGLVMPDSFFEGYDDTPLIALFYNQQLVSLYGKHPSKPGLFKPVKVIRND